One window from the genome of Bacillus rossius redtenbacheri isolate Brsri chromosome 12, Brsri_v3, whole genome shotgun sequence encodes:
- the LOC134537964 gene encoding inositol monophosphatase 1-like, whose amino-acid sequence MRPEEVEDCYLTALQLVREAGEIVMEGFRSVKSVSTKTHVADLVTVYDTRVEDFLFSSLKKKYPSHKFIGEESSFAEGSQPALSDAPTWIIDPIDGTMNFVHGLPLVAVCVALAVNRKAVIGIVYNPVLEQLYTAVAGRGALLNSEPIRVSSVTDISKALVNVRRTLPTTSKGERAEIDFELIGKMSKKTHGHVWLGSCAVELCFVAAGSIDACYWDNSRIHCWDVAAATLIIQEAGGVVIESRDGGQFDMMTGRALCAGTEALATSVLKEVNNYLQSASA is encoded by the exons ATCGTGATGGAAGGGTTCAGATCAGTGAAGAGTGTGAGCACGAAGACCCATGTTGCCGACTTAGTGACGGTATATGACACCAGAGTGGAAGACTTCCTGTTCAGCAGCCTTAAGAAGAAATACCCTTCCCACAA ATTCATCGGGGAAGAGAGCTCGTTCGCTGAAGGCTCGCAGCCTGCTCTGAGCGACGCGCCCACCTGGATAATCGACCCTATCGACGGAACCATGAACTTCGTGCACGGCCTACCTCTGGTGGCGGTCTGCGTGGCGCTGGCGGTGAACAGGAAGGCCGTGATTGGCATCGTGTACAACCCGGTGCTGGAGCAACTGTACACCGCCGTGGCTGGCAGGGGAGCCCTCCTCAACTCCGAGCCCATCAGGGTCTCCAGCGTAACAG ACATTTCCAAAGCTTTAGTGAACGTACGAAGAACATTGCCAACGACTTCAAAAGGTGAAAGAGCTGAGATTGACTTCGAATTAATAGGAAAAATGTCAAAGAAGACCCACGG ACACGTGTGGCTGGGCAGCTGCGCGGTGGAGCTATGCTTCGTGGCGGCAGGGAGCATCGACGCCTGCTACTGGGACAACTCGAGAATACACTGCTGGGACGTGGCTGCTGCCACGCTCATAATACAAGAAGCAGGAGGTGTGGTCATCGAATCGAGAG ATGGCGGCCAGTTTGACATGATGACCGGCAGGGCATTGTGCGCTGGCACGGAGGCGCTGGCGACCAGCGTCCTGAAGGAAGTAAACAACTACCTGCAATCTGCATCTGCGTGA